A DNA window from Coffea arabica cultivar ET-39 chromosome 6c, Coffea Arabica ET-39 HiFi, whole genome shotgun sequence contains the following coding sequences:
- the LOC113693214 gene encoding tryptophan N-monooxygenase CYP79A68-like encodes MMSLLIMVIMKKGKFLGNAEKNSKHFSPKLPPGPSPWPIVGSLLELYRNLPPFQWIDGIMKKLETDIACFRLGSVHVIVVNSPELARDFSHNHNAIFASRPITMATQHSSHGYLSMAVSPLGPQWKKMRKMYTTHLITPSRLRWLLEKRNQEADNYVSFIFNQCNKSSSSDGSVINVRTALRHYVSNVIKRIIFGKRYFGEGGKDGGPGKEEEEHVEIVFKLLKYMFAFGVSDYLPWLRVLDIQGHEKSVKKAMRILNKHHDPIIEERIRLWRDGKKKEPEDLLDVMITLKDETEKSLLSEEEIKAQCIEVFFGMDSPTTSVEWALAEMINKPELLQKAVDEIDKVVGKERLIQEYDVPQLNYVKACVKEAFRLHPVTFFNLPHVSTADAIVGGYFIPEGSHILLGRYGLGRNPKVWENPLEFKPERHFDCDKSSKVELIDPELRMISFGSGKRACAGIALGTPLSVMALGRIVQAFTWSVPKTLENIDLSEVPNGLELAKPLHAYAKARLPSTMYPIMLNGF; translated from the exons ATGATGTCCCTCCTTATCATGGTCATCATGAAGAAAGGCAAATTTTTGGGGAATGCAGAAAAGAACAGTAAGCATTTCTCTCCCAAACTTCCCCCAGGCCCCTCTCCATGGCCTATAGTTGGAAGCTTACTTGAGCTATACAGAAACCTTCCACCATTCCAATGGATTGATGGCATCatgaaaaaattggaaactGATATCGCGTGCTTCCGGCTAGGCAGTGTTCATGTTATTGTTGTGAATTCTCCAGAGCTAGCTAGGGATTTCTCACACAATCACAATGCAATATTTGCCTCTAGACCTATTACCATGGCTACCCAACATTCCAGCCATGGATATCTCAGCATGGCGGTTTCTCCATTGGGTCCTCAATGGAAGAAAATGCGGAAAATGTACACCACTCATCTAATAACGCCTTCAAGACTTCGATGGCTACTTGAGAAGAGAAATCAAGAAGCTGACAACTATGTTTCCTTCATTTTTAACCAGTGCAACAAATCTTCTTCTTCTGATGGCTCAGTCATCAATGTAAGAACTGCCCTTCGTCACTATGTTTCAAATGTCATTAAGAGAATCATTTTTGGCAAAAGATATTTTGGGGAAGGTGGAAAAGATGGAGGCCcagggaaagaggaagaagagcATGTTGAAATAGTTTTTAAACTCTTGAAGTACATGTTTGCCTTTGGTGTATCTGATTATCTGCCATGGTTGAGAGTGTTGGATATACAGGGTCATGAGAAAAGTGTCAAGAAGGCTATGAGAATTTTGAACAAGCACCATGACCCCATCATAGAGGAAAGAATCAGGCTATGGagagatgggaaaaagaaagagcccGAAGATCTACTGGATGTTATGATAACATTGAAGGACGAGACAGAAAAATCATTGTTATCAGAAGAAGAGATCAAAGCTCAGTGCATT GAGGTGTTCTTTGGGATGGACAGTCCAACAACTTCAGTTGAGTGGGCATTGGCAGAAATGATTAACAAACCTGAGCTACTACAAAAAGCTGTGGATGAGATCGATAAAGTGGTCGGAAAGGAAAGACTGATTCAAGAATACGATGTTCCACAGTTAAACTATGTTAAAGCTTGTGTTAAGGAAGCTTTTCGGCTCCATCCTGTTACTTTTTTTAATCTTCCGCATGTTTCAACTGCGGATGCAATTGTTGGTGGCTACTTTATCCCGGAGGGCAGCCATATTTTGTTGGGCCGCTATGGTCTAGGTCGAAACCCTAAAGTTTGGGAAAACCCTTTGGAGTTTAAGCCTGAACGTCATTTTGATTGTGATAAATCATCTAAAGTGGAGCTGATAGATCCAGAGTTGAGAATGATTTCCTTTGGTTCTGGAAAGCGTGCTTGTGCGGGGATTGCACTTGGTACACCTTTAAGTGTGATGGCATTAGGGAGGATTGTCCAGGCATTTACTTGGAGTGTGCCCAAAACTTTAGAAAATATTGATTTGTCTGAAGTTCCAAATGGTTTGGAGTTGGCTAAACCACTACATGCATATGCAAAGGCGCGATTACCATCCACCATGTATCCTATCATGCTAAATGGGTTTTAA